In the Flagellimonas sp. MMG031 genome, one interval contains:
- a CDS encoding DUF3078 domain-containing protein, producing MRLTCFFILFLTVFLSTHAQVTRIKAFEIDSTESGFQIVRIKDVKLKYLTRSAKLTDPRTVLNRIKPLRVWYNRFKPTSFWKKVNKFGLNISEVAFVNWNAGGDNSVTALASADFARNYKFRYLSWNSEAQFRYGINAQEGRKLRKTDDQIRMASTLSFRKDTITNWYYSVRANIRTQFSNGYKYPDRDNPISRFMAPGYLFVGMGSSYLPPKDKFTLYISPATMKSTFVLDETLSEQGAFGVEKGKNLFLELGFLITNTWETEVGQNVLMSHRLNLYTDYIRSFGNIDVDWELNFNLKVNEYLNANIGTHIIFDDDIKFNEEIAEDGTIIDPGIARIQFKQLLGVGLLYSF from the coding sequence ATGCGATTAACTTGCTTTTTCATTCTTTTCCTTACTGTTTTCCTATCTACCCATGCACAGGTAACGCGCATCAAAGCTTTTGAGATTGACAGTACGGAGTCTGGTTTTCAAATTGTTCGTATCAAAGATGTTAAACTAAAGTACCTTACCCGTAGCGCCAAGCTTACTGATCCACGTACCGTACTGAACAGGATCAAACCGTTACGAGTGTGGTACAACCGATTCAAACCTACCTCCTTTTGGAAAAAGGTGAACAAATTTGGGCTCAACATCAGCGAAGTGGCCTTTGTAAACTGGAACGCGGGGGGCGACAATTCGGTGACGGCCTTGGCAAGTGCCGATTTTGCCCGAAATTACAAGTTCAGGTATTTGAGTTGGAACAGTGAGGCACAATTTCGTTACGGCATAAACGCACAAGAAGGGAGAAAGTTGCGAAAAACGGACGACCAGATTCGGATGGCCTCTACCTTAAGTTTTAGAAAGGATACCATCACCAACTGGTACTATTCGGTGAGGGCCAATATTAGGACCCAATTCTCCAATGGTTACAAGTATCCCGACCGTGACAACCCCATTTCAAGGTTTATGGCTCCGGGATATCTTTTTGTGGGTATGGGTTCCTCCTACTTGCCTCCAAAGGATAAGTTTACCTTGTACATTTCGCCCGCCACCATGAAATCGACCTTTGTTTTGGACGAAACGCTTTCCGAACAGGGCGCCTTTGGTGTTGAAAAAGGTAAAAACCTCTTCTTGGAACTTGGTTTTTTGATTACCAATACTTGGGAAACCGAGGTAGGCCAAAATGTGCTGATGAGCCATCGACTGAATCTCTACACCGATTACATCCGGAGTTTTGGTAACATTGATGTGGATTGGGAACTGAATTTTAACCTAAAGGTCAATGAATATCTCAACGCCAATATCGGAACCCATATCATTTTTGATGACGACATTAAATTTAATGAGGAAATTGCGGAGGATGGGACCATCATAGACCCTGGGATTGCCCGAATACAGTTTAAACAGCTGTTGGGGGTAGGATTGCTCTATTCCTTTTAA
- the dxs gene encoding 1-deoxy-D-xylulose-5-phosphate synthase yields MERLLPHIDSPSDLKKLTLDELPQLAQELREFIIDIVSTKEGHLGASLGVVELTIALHYVFNAPHDKLIWDVGHQAYGHKILTGRKEIFETNRQLGGISGFPKRSESEYDDFGTGHSSTAISAILGMAMASKLKGDHSKQHIAVVGDASIASGMAFEGLNHLGVTDVNALIVLNDNAIGIDPSVGALKKYLTNVKAGTAKDENIFECLNLNYSGPIDGHDLKKLVDELERLKQLDGPKLLHIITTKGKGLKQAEEDQVVYHAPGKFDKITGERLPKSGESQPPKYQDVFGHTLVELAEKNPNIVGITPAMPSGSSLKLMMDKMPERAFDVGIAEQHAVTLAAGMATQGLVPFCNVYSTFLQRAYDQVIHDVALQKLPVIFCLDRAGLVGQDGPTHHGVFDIAFLRCIPNLILFAPMNEMELRNIMYTAQWGLDLPIAIRYPRGRGVNLDWKNKFEQIEIGTARCLKKGSKLAILTVGHVGNTVTEIISKLDGQEKVGHYDMRFVKPLDKKTLRTIFSTYDQIITVEDGTIMGGFGSSVLEFANEVGASIPISIFGVPDVFIEHGEMTETHQLAGIDFDTLFSHIQSTLNQCD; encoded by the coding sequence TTTGGGCGTTGTGGAACTCACCATTGCCCTGCACTACGTATTCAATGCCCCTCACGATAAGCTTATTTGGGATGTGGGCCATCAAGCCTACGGGCATAAAATATTGACGGGTCGAAAGGAAATTTTTGAAACCAATCGCCAATTGGGCGGTATTAGCGGTTTCCCAAAACGCAGCGAAAGTGAGTACGATGACTTTGGAACCGGTCACAGTTCCACAGCCATCTCCGCCATTTTGGGAATGGCCATGGCCTCCAAACTAAAAGGCGACCATTCCAAACAGCATATTGCCGTGGTCGGCGATGCATCCATTGCCAGTGGCATGGCCTTCGAGGGTCTCAACCATCTCGGGGTGACCGATGTTAATGCATTGATCGTGTTGAATGACAATGCCATCGGAATTGACCCCAGCGTGGGTGCGCTCAAAAAATACCTTACCAATGTAAAGGCCGGTACCGCCAAGGACGAAAATATTTTTGAGTGCCTCAATCTCAACTATTCCGGGCCCATTGATGGCCATGACCTAAAAAAACTGGTCGATGAACTGGAACGATTGAAACAGCTCGATGGTCCCAAACTGCTGCACATCATCACCACAAAGGGAAAGGGGCTCAAACAGGCCGAGGAGGACCAAGTAGTATACCACGCCCCGGGCAAGTTTGACAAAATCACCGGGGAACGATTGCCAAAATCAGGCGAATCACAACCCCCAAAATACCAAGATGTTTTTGGGCATACCTTGGTAGAACTGGCTGAAAAGAACCCAAATATTGTGGGAATCACCCCCGCAATGCCCAGCGGCAGTTCTTTAAAGCTTATGATGGATAAAATGCCTGAACGCGCTTTCGACGTGGGCATTGCCGAGCAGCACGCCGTCACCCTGGCTGCGGGTATGGCGACGCAGGGATTGGTTCCATTTTGCAATGTGTACTCTACTTTTTTGCAAAGGGCGTATGATCAGGTTATTCACGATGTAGCCCTACAAAAGCTTCCCGTAATTTTCTGTCTGGACCGAGCGGGACTGGTAGGCCAGGATGGCCCCACGCACCATGGTGTTTTTGATATCGCTTTTTTGCGCTGCATTCCCAACCTTATCCTATTTGCACCTATGAACGAAATGGAGCTCCGGAACATTATGTACACCGCCCAATGGGGCCTTGACCTTCCCATCGCCATCCGATACCCAAGAGGGCGGGGCGTAAACTTGGATTGGAAAAACAAGTTTGAACAAATTGAAATAGGAACCGCGCGTTGTCTTAAGAAAGGAAGTAAGCTAGCTATCCTAACCGTGGGGCATGTGGGCAATACCGTTACCGAAATCATATCAAAACTGGATGGGCAGGAAAAAGTTGGGCACTACGATATGCGCTTTGTAAAGCCGTTGGACAAAAAAACGCTCCGTACCATTTTTAGTACCTATGACCAAATTATCACGGTGGAAGACGGGACGATAATGGGTGGCTTTGGATCTTCCGTTTTGGAGTTTGCGAACGAAGTCGGAGCATCCATCCCTATTTCCATTTTTGGGGTTCCCGATGTTTTTATCGAACATGGGGAAATGACGGAGACCCATCAACTTGCTGGTATAGATTTTGATACCTTATTTTCACACATACAATCAACCTTAAACCAATGCGATTAA